One Hippoglossus hippoglossus isolate fHipHip1 chromosome 5, fHipHip1.pri, whole genome shotgun sequence genomic window carries:
- the LOC117761137 gene encoding voltage-dependent calcium channel subunit alpha-2/delta-2-like isoform X3 produces the protein MHWARRVEQEIDRVFQQITGAQQLKGIYNEERRRFSLVKNQPRKIVEKVASDIEKLLAKKRKALDRLAREAERLQREHPWQDGIKELDMAYYDSKAELDYYSMDGEGEVENPSHIKLEFVYDPNFKNNVNYSYTAVQIPTDIYKGAPVILNELNWTQALEKVFMENSREDPSLLWQAFGSATGVTRYYPATPWKAPDKIDLYDVRRRPWYIQGASSPKDMVILVDVSGSVSGLTLKLIKASVMEMLDTLSDDDYVNVARFNEKAEAVVPCFKHLVQANVRNKKIFKDAVQQMQAKGTTDYKSGFHFAFNQLLNKTNVPRANCNKIIMLFTDGGEDRAQDVFMQYNWPNKTVRVFTFSVGQHNYDVTPLQWIACTNKGYYFEIRSICAIRINTQEYLDVLGRPMVLAGSEAKQVQWTNVYQDALGLGMVVTGTLPVFNLTMDGNSQQNQLILGVMGVDVHLDEIKRLTPRYNLGANGYIFAIDPNGYLLLHPNLKPKLVNLPEPVTLDFLDAEVEDSNKEEIRRQMIDGRPGEMQVKTLIKSIDEQYIDDVFRSYTWTPINGTDYSLGLVLPTYNEYYIQADLSDVMLQLQYMQSLLPSSFELSGHVFLAPREYCKRLHISDNNTQFLQNFLSLMLDMSPESDECDQGLIHNLILDSRIIGQLASRVWKNKDLNSYGFLAVFASTDGGITRVFPNIAAEMWEEDPEPFNSNYYRRSLDNRGYMFRAPPRSSVDDPLGAENSTVGILVSSAVEVNLGGKLLKPAVVGVKLDLEAWVDKFKILASNVSDSRQGSHKCGPSRSCEMDCEVNTDDLLCYLLDDGGFLVMSNQRDHWKKIGLFFGDVDPYLMHALYNNSIFSRRQSFHYQSACEPVSSSHTGAAPRGIFVPSIADMLSLAWWTSTVAWSVLQQLLYGLAYNSWLYQDNILTEGFETRESSCVTIQSQFYFTNTTNSYNVLQDCGNCSRLFHAKRIENTNLLFVVAETLPCSSCEIERLTQVRTEFQEENPCEVLSNARYRKGPVSCFDYSALENTSECGRGHSLQSSIGVLLFIQLLLPLFHL, from the exons TATTCGAtggatggagaaggagaggtgGAAAACCCCTCCCACATCAAGCTGGAGTTTGTCTATGATCCCAACTTCAAAAACAATGTCAACTATTCCTACACGGCTGTTCAGATCCCCACGGATATTTATAAAGGAG CTCCAGTCATTCTGAATGAGTTGAACTGGACGCAGGCGCTGGAGAAAGTCTTCATGGAGAACAGTCGGGAGGATCCGTCATTGCTGTGGCAGGCGTTTGGGAGCGCGACGGGAGTCACACGCTACTATCCAG cAACACCTTGGAAAGCCCCTGATAAGATCGACCTGTACGATGTCAGGAGGAGGCCCTG GTACATCCAGGGAGCCTCATCCCCAAAAGATATGGTCATTCTTGTTGATGT GAGCGGCAGTGTCAGTGGACTCACGCTCAAACTGATCAAAGCGTCAGTGATGGAAATGCTGGACACTTTGTCTGATGATGACTATGTCAACGTAGCCAGG ttcaaCGAGAAGGCCGAGGCTGTGGTTCCTTGTTTCAAACATCTAGTCCAGGCTAACGTGCGCAACAAAAAGATCTTCAAGGACGCGGTGCAGCAGATGCAGGCAAAAGGCACCACTGACTACAAGTCTGGATTTCATTTTGCCTTCAACCAGCTGTTAAAC AAGACAAATGTCCCCAGGGCTAACTGCAATAAAATAATCATGCTGTTtactgatggaggagaagacAGAGCTCAGGACGTCTTCATGCAATACAACTGGCCCAACAAAACA GTTCGAGTATTCACCTTTTCTGTGGGTCAGCACAACTATGATGTCACTCCCTTACAATGGATTGCATGTACCAATAAAG GCTACTATTTTGAGATCCGTTCCATCTGTGCTATAAGGATTAACACCCAG gAGTACCTGGACGTGCTGGGACGCCCCATGGTTCTGGCAGGCAGCGAAGCCAAGCAGGTCCAGTGGACCAATGTGTATCAGGATGCATTG GGTCTTGGCATGGTAGTGACCGGGACTTTGCCTGTATTTAATCTCACCATGGATGGAAACTCACAG CAGAATCAGCTGATATTAGGTGTCATGGGAGTTGACGTGCATCTCGACGAGATAAAGCGACTGACACCACGGTACAAT CTTGGAGCCAATGGATACATATTTGCCATTGATCCAAACGGATATCTTCTCCTACATCCTAATCTCAAGCCAAAG CTCGTGAACCTCCCTGAACCTGTGACGCTGGACTTCCTGGAtgcagaggtggaggacagCAATAAAGAGGAG ATCCGCAGACAAATGATTGATGGAAGACCAGGTGAAATGCAGGTCAAAACGCTTATCAAGTCCATTGACGAG CAATACATTGATGATGTGTTCAGGAGTTACACCTGGACTCCTATCAACGGCACAGATTACAG TCTGGGTTTGGTACTACCCACCTACAACGAGTATTACATCCAGGCGGACCTGAGTGatgtgatgctgcagctccagt ACATGCAGTCGCTGCTGCCCAGCTCCTTTGAATTATCAGGTCATGTGTTTCTGGCTCCGAG GGAGTACTGCAAGCGTCTGCACATCTCTGACAACAACACCCAGTTTTTGCAGAACTTCCTTTCTCTCATGTTGGACATGTCTCCAGAATCTGATGAGT GTGACCAAGGCCTCATCCACAACCTGATTCTGGATTCTAGGATTATCGGGCAGCTGGCTTCTCGTGTGTGGAAGAACAAGGACCTGAATTC GTACGGCTTCCTGGCGGTGTTTGCGTCTACAGATGGAGGAATAACACGGGTTTTCCCCAACAT AGCTGCTGAGATGTGGGAGGAGGATCCTGAACCTTTTAATTCCAATTACTACAGACGAAGCCTGGACAACAGAGGATACATGTTCAGAGCTCCACCGAGATCCT CTGTGGACGACCCTCTAGGTGCAGAAAATAGTACGGTTGGAATCCTGGTTAGTTCAGCAGTAGAGGTGAATCTAGGGGGCAAACTGCTCAAGCCTGCAG TGGTTGGAGTGAAGCTGGACTTGGAAGCGTGGGTCGACAAGTTTAAGATCCTGGCCAGCAACGTGTCGGACAGTCGACAGGGTTCACACAAG TGTGGACCATCCAGAAGTTGCGAGATGGACTGTGAAGTCAACACTGAT GACCTCCTCTGTTATCTCCTTGATGATGGAGGGTTCCTGGTCATGTCCAATCAGAGAGATCACTGGAAAAAG ATTGGACTTTTCTTCGGCGACGTGGATCCTTATCTGATGCACGCGCTCTACAACAACTCCATCTTCTCCCGTCGTCAGTCTTTTCACTACCAGTCTGCGTGTGAACcagtcagcagcagccacaCCGGTGCAGCACCCAGAGGCATCTTTGTG CCGTCCATTGCTGACATGCTCAGCCTGGCCTGGTGGACGTCCACTGTGGCATG GTCTGTGCTCCAGCAGCTACTGTATGGACTGGCCTATAACAGCTGGCTCTATCAAG ACAACATCCTCACTGAAGGCTTCGAGACCAGAGAAAGCAGCTGTGTCACCATCCAAAGCCAGTTTTACTTTACAAACACCACCAACTCCTACAACGTGCTGCAGGACTGTGGAAACTGCTCACG TCTGTTCCATGCAAAGCGGATAGAAAACACCAACCTGCTGTTTGTCGTCGCTGAGACTCTGCCCTGCAGCTCCTGCGAGATAGAGAGACTGACCCAGGTCAGGACAGAGT TTCAGGAGGAGAATCCATGTGAAGTACTGAGTAATGCACGGTATCGTAAAGGCCCGGTTTCCTGCTTTGACTACAGTGCCTTA GAAAACACGTCAGAGTGTGGACGGGGTCATTCTCTGCAGTCCTCCATAGGAGTCCTTCTCTTTATTCAGCTTCTCCTGCCTCTCTTTCATCTCTGA